A single genomic interval of Dyella sp. GSA-30 harbors:
- a CDS encoding efflux RND transporter periplasmic adaptor subunit, whose protein sequence is MNNRNFPSPAGAWARAFGPLSIAITVALLSACGKHAPEAEAPRPVIAMPAKAADAAFVAQFPGEVHARYEMPLSFRVPGQLIAREAHLGDSVKKGQVLARIDDADAGRNQASAQAALEAAEHRLVFATQQRDRDDAQAKANLISQLQLDQTHDGYAAALAGRDQARQQLALAQNQSRYTTLVADRDGRITSEQAEIGQVVAAGQAVFGFAWSGERDVFFDVPEDRIAGVVVGQGAAVTLPAMPDRKLKGRVRDVSPAADPQARTYRVKLALDADAADVPLGMTARVALSSGAATAGVRLPATALFHQGEHPAVWVLRPNDSTLELRPVTVLRYSERDVLIDTGLHAGEQVVMQGVHTVTAGEKVAPIAPPHPEDAP, encoded by the coding sequence GTGAACAACCGCAATTTCCCGTCCCCAGCGGGTGCCTGGGCGCGAGCGTTCGGGCCGCTTTCGATCGCGATAACCGTCGCGCTGCTGTCCGCATGCGGCAAACACGCGCCTGAAGCCGAGGCTCCGCGTCCGGTCATCGCCATGCCCGCCAAGGCCGCCGACGCCGCGTTCGTGGCGCAGTTTCCGGGCGAGGTGCATGCCCGTTACGAAATGCCGTTGTCGTTCCGCGTGCCCGGGCAGCTGATTGCTCGCGAGGCTCATCTGGGCGACTCGGTAAAGAAGGGCCAGGTGCTGGCACGGATCGACGATGCCGATGCCGGGCGCAACCAGGCTTCCGCGCAGGCCGCGCTGGAGGCGGCGGAGCATCGACTCGTCTTCGCCACCCAGCAGCGGGATCGCGACGACGCCCAGGCCAAGGCGAATCTGATCAGCCAGCTGCAGCTCGACCAGACCCACGATGGTTACGCGGCAGCCTTGGCCGGGCGTGACCAGGCCAGACAGCAACTCGCGTTGGCGCAAAACCAGTCGCGCTATACGACGCTGGTAGCCGACCGCGATGGACGCATCACCAGTGAGCAGGCGGAGATAGGGCAGGTCGTTGCCGCCGGTCAGGCTGTCTTCGGCTTTGCCTGGTCGGGCGAGCGCGATGTTTTCTTCGACGTACCGGAAGATCGGATCGCCGGCGTGGTCGTGGGGCAGGGCGCCGCCGTGACCCTGCCGGCGATGCCGGATCGCAAGCTGAAGGGGCGCGTGCGCGATGTGTCGCCCGCGGCCGATCCGCAGGCGCGCACCTATCGCGTCAAGCTGGCGCTCGATGCCGATGCTGCCGACGTGCCGCTGGGCATGACCGCGCGGGTCGCATTATCCAGCGGTGCGGCTACTGCCGGTGTGCGTCTGCCCGCGACCGCGCTGTTTCATCAGGGCGAGCATCCCGCGGTCTGGGTCTTGCGCCCGAACGATTCCACGCTCGAACTGCGTCCGGTCACGGTGCTGCGTTACAGCGAGCGCGATGTTCTGATCGACACCGGCCTGCATGCCGGTGAGCAGGTGGTGATGCAGGGCGTGCACACGGTGACGGCCGGCGAGAAGGTCGCGCCGATTGCGCCGCCGCATCCGGAGGACGCGCCGTGA
- a CDS encoding TetR/AcrR family transcriptional regulator: MPRKRLTREESRDQTRERLLEAGAQIIAKKGLAGSSVEDIAAHAGYTRGAFYSNFDSKNDLFIELLKRDHKDIQEGLQQILDADLSKQDMQAQLSAFYIQAYCGDTSFALWAEARVCALRDPKFRIRLNALLLEKRDTIGYFIEQFCKAMDKELPVPGRDLAFGTMALIDGVRFFNACMPKELPDENAQTMLGAIFAATFFD; the protein is encoded by the coding sequence ATGCCACGCAAGCGACTCACCCGCGAAGAAAGCCGAGACCAAACCCGCGAGCGCCTGCTCGAGGCGGGCGCGCAGATCATTGCCAAGAAAGGGCTGGCCGGTAGCAGCGTCGAAGACATTGCCGCCCATGCCGGCTACACCCGGGGCGCGTTCTACTCGAACTTCGACAGCAAGAACGACTTGTTCATCGAGCTGCTCAAGCGCGACCACAAGGACATCCAGGAAGGCCTGCAGCAGATCCTGGACGCCGACCTGTCCAAGCAGGACATGCAGGCGCAGCTGTCGGCCTTCTATATCCAGGCCTACTGCGGCGACACCAGCTTTGCGCTATGGGCCGAAGCGCGCGTTTGCGCGCTGCGCGATCCCAAGTTCCGCATACGCCTTAATGCGCTGCTGCTGGAAAAGCGCGACACCATCGGCTATTTCATCGAGCAGTTCTGCAAAGCCATGGACAAGGAACTACCCGTCCCCGGCCGCGACCTGGCCTTTGGGACCATGGCACTGATCGATGGCGTCCGCTTCTTCAACGCCTGCATGCCTAAAGAGCTACCGGACGAGAACGCACAGACGATGCTTGGTGCGATTTTCGCGGCGACGTTCTTCGACTGA
- a CDS encoding NAD(P)/FAD-dependent oxidoreductase, whose product MNHDDIEPEYTDVLIIGAGLSGIGMASHLSRDCPGTTFALLERRGAIGGTWDLFRYPGVRSDSDMFTFGYAFRPWNELKVLADGPSIRRYVEDTAREYGIDKRIRFGVETRHASWSSEQQCWTVTVSEEHRKRSVVYRCRFLIACTGYYRHDQGYIPDYAGIERFGGRLIHPQHWPDDLDYRNKRIVVIGSGATAVTLVPALANDAAHVTMLQRSPTYIFSIPAHDKISAVLKHVLPERMVYRMARKRNIKLQRWIYKAARRWPGQVRNLLLSAARKQLDGHGEPNDFSPAYAPWAQRPCAVPDGDLFKAIRAGSASVLTDAIDTFTDHGIRLASGKQLDADIVISATGFQLQSLGGMTLDVDGQARAANTLMTYKGVLLQDTPNMAVIFGYANASWTLKVDLAAHYVCRLLNHMQQRGYSTATPKPPPGQILDETILAQLESGYVQRGKDAMPRQGRSGYWRVTNNYESDREMLIKAPIDDADLVFAKDGIRTTSTTA is encoded by the coding sequence ATGAACCACGACGATATCGAACCCGAATATACCGACGTCCTGATCATCGGTGCAGGCTTGTCGGGTATCGGGATGGCAAGCCATCTTTCGAGGGACTGTCCCGGCACCACCTTCGCCCTGTTGGAGCGACGTGGTGCCATCGGCGGCACCTGGGATCTCTTTCGTTATCCAGGCGTCCGTTCCGATTCGGACATGTTCACCTTCGGCTATGCGTTCCGGCCGTGGAACGAACTGAAGGTGCTAGCCGATGGCCCGTCCATTCGGCGCTATGTCGAAGACACCGCGCGCGAGTACGGCATCGACAAACGGATACGTTTTGGCGTGGAGACCCGGCACGCCTCATGGTCGAGCGAGCAGCAGTGCTGGACAGTTACCGTTAGCGAGGAACATCGCAAACGTAGCGTCGTCTATCGCTGCCGATTTCTGATCGCGTGCACCGGCTACTACCGGCACGACCAAGGCTATATCCCGGACTATGCAGGCATCGAGCGATTTGGTGGCCGCCTCATCCATCCACAACACTGGCCGGATGATCTGGACTATCGCAACAAACGTATCGTTGTTATTGGCAGCGGTGCTACCGCGGTTACGCTGGTGCCCGCACTGGCAAACGACGCGGCACACGTCACCATGCTGCAGCGCTCGCCCACTTATATTTTTTCCATCCCCGCGCACGACAAGATCTCCGCCGTGCTCAAACACGTACTGCCCGAGCGCATGGTCTATCGCATGGCGCGCAAGCGGAACATCAAGCTGCAGCGCTGGATATACAAAGCCGCGCGGCGTTGGCCGGGACAAGTGCGGAACCTGCTGCTATCGGCTGCCCGTAAACAACTTGACGGCCATGGCGAGCCGAACGATTTCTCACCCGCGTATGCACCGTGGGCGCAACGCCCCTGCGCCGTACCGGATGGCGACCTGTTCAAGGCGATCCGCGCGGGTAGTGCGTCGGTGCTGACCGATGCGATCGACACCTTCACCGATCATGGCATTCGACTGGCATCGGGCAAGCAGCTGGATGCGGACATCGTCATCTCGGCGACGGGCTTTCAGTTGCAATCGCTGGGCGGCATGACGCTGGATGTCGATGGTCAGGCCCGCGCCGCCAACACATTGATGACGTACAAGGGCGTGCTCCTGCAGGACACACCGAACATGGCGGTGATCTTCGGCTATGCCAACGCGTCGTGGACATTGAAAGTCGATCTCGCCGCGCACTACGTATGCCGTCTTTTGAACCATATGCAGCAACGCGGTTATTCGACGGCGACGCCGAAACCGCCGCCTGGGCAAATCCTGGACGAAACCATCCTCGCCCAGCTCGAATCCGGCTACGTGCAACGTGGCAAGGACGCGATGCCGCGCCAGGGCCGCTCAGGCTACTGGCGCGTCACCAACAATTACGAATCGGATCGAGAGATGCTGATCAAGGCGCCGATCGACGATGCCGACCTGGTGTTTGCAAAAGACGGCATCCGGACCACATCGACTACGGCCTGA